The Brasilonema sennae CENA114 genome includes a region encoding these proteins:
- the ovoA gene encoding 5-histidylcysteine sulfoxide synthase encodes MNTLKSVYPPKLDNCNNQVILNYFENAWQLEDILMKSLVGEDTFYLNPDPLRNPLIFYLGHSAVFYINKLIRVGLLKKHLNPDYEIIFEIGVDPEIPQELIRAIAHLEWPQVAEVWQYREQAYEMIAELIKKTPITNPIHPNHPLWALMMGIEHQRIHIETSSVLIRQLSVERVKRPQNWKYAPFNGYTPQNEMIEVAGGVVKIGKAYDDPTYGWDIEYGDRTVEVAPFLASKYLITNAEFIYFVKSGGYENQDYWDEESWNWKTQYNIQHPKFWLHENGSYKYRAMFDEMDLPLDWPVEVNHYEAMAYCHWKGNQTRLMSEAEYHLATYGNTLLEDDVDNYNLNLKFGSPNPVGMLETAKSYSGLYDLRGNVWEWLSDNLNPLSGYKPHYLYEDNSAIFFDTKHHMMLGGCWITNGTEALKYYRNWFRPNFYQHAGFRIVQGI; translated from the coding sequence ATGAATACTCTTAAATCTGTTTATCCTCCAAAGCTTGATAATTGCAATAACCAAGTTATCCTCAATTACTTTGAGAATGCTTGGCAACTGGAAGATATTCTGATGAAAAGTCTGGTTGGAGAAGATACATTCTATCTCAATCCCGATCCTCTGAGAAATCCTCTGATTTTTTATCTGGGACATTCGGCTGTTTTTTACATCAATAAATTAATTCGCGTTGGTTTGTTAAAAAAACACCTCAATCCTGACTATGAAATTATCTTTGAAATTGGGGTTGATCCTGAAATACCACAGGAGTTAATAAGAGCGATCGCTCATCTTGAATGGCCCCAAGTTGCAGAGGTTTGGCAATATCGAGAACAAGCCTATGAAATGATTGCAGAACTGATTAAGAAAACACCCATCACGAATCCTATCCATCCAAATCATCCTCTTTGGGCTTTAATGATGGGGATAGAACACCAGCGTATTCACATTGAAACCTCTTCGGTGTTAATTCGCCAATTGTCTGTAGAGAGAGTCAAACGTCCCCAAAACTGGAAATATGCCCCTTTTAATGGTTACACTCCTCAGAATGAAATGATAGAGGTTGCTGGTGGAGTCGTGAAAATAGGCAAAGCCTATGATGATCCAACCTACGGATGGGATATTGAGTATGGCGATCGCACTGTTGAAGTTGCACCTTTTTTAGCCAGTAAATATCTAATTACCAACGCCGAATTTATCTACTTTGTTAAGTCAGGTGGCTACGAAAATCAAGATTATTGGGATGAAGAATCTTGGAATTGGAAAACTCAATACAATATTCAACATCCCAAATTTTGGCTACATGAAAATGGTAGCTATAAATATCGAGCCATGTTTGATGAAATGGACTTACCTTTAGATTGGCCTGTGGAAGTCAATCACTATGAAGCAATGGCTTACTGTCATTGGAAAGGCAATCAGACTCGTTTAATGAGTGAAGCAGAGTACCATTTAGCTACTTACGGTAATACTTTGTTAGAAGATGATGTAGATAATTACAATCTTAATTTAAAATTTGGCTCACCGAATCCAGTCGGGATGTTAGAAACAGCAAAAAGTTACTCTGGACTGTACGATTTGCGGGGCAATGTTTGGGAATGGTTGAGTGATAATTTAAACCCACTTTCCGGATATAAACCTCATTATCTTTATGAAGATAATTCTGCTATATTTTTCGATACAAAACATCACATGATGTTAGGAGGATGTTGGATAACTAACGGCACAGAAGCTTTGAAATATTACCGCAACTGGTTCCGTCCCAATTTCTATCAACACGCAGGTTTTAGGATTGTTCAAGGCATTTAG
- the acsF gene encoding magnesium-protoporphyrin IX monomethyl ester (oxidative) cyclase, with protein MAKSLQTPAPELQKPGVKAPVQETLLTPRFYTTDFDAVAQLDISADEAQLRAIVDELRADYNRHHFVRDSEFQQSWDMIDGETRRAFIDFLERSCTSEFSGFLLFKELSRKLKQRNPLLAEAFNFMARDEARHAGFLNKAMADFNLSLDLGYLTKNRTYTFFPPEWIIYAVYLSEKIGYWRYIIMFRHLEKHPELKFYPLFGYFESWCQDENRHGDFFKALLRSQPQLWNNWKARLWVRFFLLSVFATHTLTVLERASFYHSIGINAYQYNIQVIEKTNETAARAFPVILNTDHPEFFRRLEECSDINLKLTTINISNSPKIVKFFQKLPLILSIIGHLLRLYFIKPIDAEVSRQAVC; from the coding sequence ATGGCTAAGTCTCTTCAAACTCCTGCGCCTGAGTTGCAAAAGCCAGGTGTGAAAGCGCCTGTGCAGGAAACATTGTTAACGCCCCGGTTTTACACGACTGACTTTGACGCTGTAGCACAGTTGGACATTTCAGCGGATGAAGCGCAGTTGAGAGCTATTGTGGATGAACTGCGGGCTGATTATAACCGCCATCACTTCGTGCGTGATTCTGAGTTTCAGCAGAGTTGGGATATGATTGATGGGGAAACACGCCGTGCTTTTATTGATTTTTTAGAACGCTCTTGCACTTCAGAGTTTTCTGGGTTTCTTCTGTTTAAAGAGTTATCGCGCAAACTGAAACAGCGAAATCCTCTTTTGGCGGAAGCTTTTAATTTTATGGCGCGGGATGAAGCACGCCATGCGGGATTTCTCAATAAAGCAATGGCGGATTTTAATCTCTCACTGGATTTGGGCTATCTGACAAAGAATCGTACCTACACCTTTTTTCCACCAGAGTGGATTATCTACGCAGTTTACCTGTCTGAGAAAATTGGCTACTGGCGCTACATCATTATGTTCCGTCACCTAGAGAAACATCCAGAGTTGAAATTCTATCCCTTGTTTGGCTATTTCGAGAGTTGGTGTCAGGATGAGAATCGACATGGAGATTTCTTTAAGGCGCTGTTGCGATCGCAACCCCAACTCTGGAACAACTGGAAAGCGCGTTTGTGGGTGCGGTTTTTCCTGCTGTCTGTGTTCGCGACTCATACTTTAACAGTGCTGGAGAGGGCGTCATTTTATCACTCTATTGGCATCAATGCATACCAATACAATATCCAAGTGATTGAAAAGACGAATGAAACCGCTGCACGGGCATTTCCTGTGATACTGAATACAGATCATCCAGAGTTTTTCCGGCGGCTGGAAGAGTGTTCGGATATTAATCTCAAGCTGACAACGATTAACATCAGCAATAGTCCAAAGATTGTCAAGTTCTTTCAAAAGTTACCCTTGATACTTTCAATCATCGGGCATTTGTTACGGCTTTACTTTATCAAGCCTATTGATGCTGAAGTATCTCGCCAAGCAGTTTGCTGA
- a CDS encoding DUF2141 domain-containing protein — MMMQRFFWSFLLLTDVIFLTSLSSAKAVSNSSLTVTINGLKNQRGQVCLSLFSGGRGFPSSSDRAVAARCVKLENAALTVKFENLKAGNYAIAAYHDANNDGILNRNPLGIPTEEFGFSQNPKILTGPPKFGDCAVLVAGPQTNIQIQLLNFLS, encoded by the coding sequence ATGATGATGCAACGTTTTTTCTGGAGCTTTTTACTTTTAACAGATGTCATATTTCTGACATCTTTATCCAGTGCAAAAGCAGTATCTAACAGTAGTCTCACCGTCACCATTAACGGCTTGAAAAACCAGCGTGGGCAAGTTTGTCTGAGCCTGTTTTCTGGTGGGCGAGGATTTCCCAGCAGTAGCGATCGCGCAGTGGCTGCCCGTTGCGTCAAACTAGAAAACGCTGCGCTGACAGTTAAATTTGAAAACTTAAAAGCAGGAAATTATGCGATCGCCGCCTATCATGATGCCAACAACGACGGCATCCTCAATCGCAATCCATTGGGTATCCCCACTGAAGAGTTTGGCTTTTCTCAAAACCCCAAAATTCTCACAGGTCCGCCCAAATTTGGCGATTGTGCGGTTCTAGTTGCCGGTCCACAGACCAATATTCAAATTCAATTGCTGAACTTTTTAAGCTGA
- the hemN gene encoding oxygen-independent coproporphyrinogen III oxidase, with protein MVYQIPGVKFDFDIIKKYDAPVPRYTSYPPATQLTEAFTPSDFQAAIATSNQRKTPLSLYFHIPFCQSACYFCGCNVVISNNKNIAQPYVEYLVRDIEKTASFIDRDRKVDQIHWGGGTPNYLSLEQVEFLWKNIKKNFSLSQTAEISIEINPRYIDKNYIFFLKEIGFNRISFGIQDFNRQVQVAVNRVQPEEMLFDVMSAIKEAKFDSVNVDLIYGLPYQTVQTFQQTLKKTIELNPDRIAVFNFAYVPWLKAVQKNIPVEALPPAQEKLEILKMTVEELTNHQYLFIGMDHFAKSNDELAIAQGDRTLKRNFQGYTTQGQAELFGFGATSISMLEDTYAQNHKQLKDYYQAIDTDILPISKGIKLTWDDILRRDVIMSIMCHFQLYKQDIEDKYHIVFDDYFSQELEVLKSLEADGLVRLSRNHISVTEIGRLLIRNIAVIFDMHTIKQEKKFSRAI; from the coding sequence ATGGTTTATCAAATTCCTGGTGTAAAATTTGATTTCGATATCATCAAAAAGTACGATGCTCCTGTACCCAGATACACTAGCTATCCACCAGCAACACAATTAACAGAAGCATTCACCCCAAGCGACTTTCAAGCGGCGATCGCCACCTCAAATCAAAGAAAAACTCCCCTTTCTTTGTATTTCCACATACCCTTTTGCCAAAGTGCTTGTTACTTTTGCGGTTGTAACGTAGTCATTTCAAACAACAAGAATATTGCTCAACCATACGTGGAGTATCTAGTGCGTGACATCGAAAAAACAGCCAGCTTCATTGACCGAGATAGAAAAGTCGATCAGATTCACTGGGGTGGCGGAACCCCTAATTATTTAAGCCTTGAACAAGTAGAATTTTTATGGAAAAATATCAAGAAAAACTTCAGCCTGAGCCAGACAGCAGAAATTTCTATTGAGATTAATCCCCGCTATATCGATAAAAACTACATTTTCTTTTTGAAAGAAATTGGGTTTAACCGTATTAGTTTTGGTATCCAAGATTTTAATCGTCAAGTGCAAGTTGCAGTCAATCGCGTCCAGCCGGAGGAAATGCTGTTTGATGTGATGAGCGCAATTAAAGAAGCGAAGTTTGACAGCGTGAATGTAGACCTCATCTATGGTCTACCATATCAGACCGTCCAGACATTTCAACAGACGCTGAAAAAAACAATTGAATTAAACCCAGACAGGATTGCTGTTTTTAACTTTGCTTATGTCCCTTGGCTGAAAGCAGTCCAAAAAAACATACCAGTAGAAGCACTACCGCCAGCGCAGGAAAAGTTAGAAATTTTGAAGATGACAGTTGAGGAGTTGACGAATCACCAATATCTATTTATTGGGATGGATCATTTTGCCAAATCTAATGATGAATTAGCAATTGCACAGGGCGATCGCACTCTCAAACGCAACTTCCAAGGCTACACAACTCAAGGACAAGCAGAACTCTTTGGTTTTGGTGCCACATCCATCAGTATGCTAGAAGATACCTACGCCCAAAATCACAAGCAATTAAAGGATTACTATCAGGCAATTGACACAGATATTCTACCTATTAGTAAAGGTATCAAACTTACTTGGGATGATATTCTCAGACGCGATGTGATCATGAGCATCATGTGCCATTTTCAACTGTATAAGCAAGATATTGAAGACAAGTACCATATCGTTTTTGACGATTATTTCTCTCAGGAATTAGAAGTTTTGAAGAGTTTAGAAGCAGATGGATTGGTTAGGCTATCAAGAAACCACATTAGTGTCACAGAAATCGGTAGACTACTCATACGAAACATTGCTGTCATCTTTGATATGCACACAATCAAACAAGAGAAAAAGTTCTCTCGTGCAATTTAA
- a CDS encoding peptidoglycan-binding domain-containing protein, protein MSTQAQPILKKGSQGPEVTRLQKLLNQADRKKNFGNPPPLKEDGEFGDNTETAVKNFQKFYGLTIDGVVGSKTWAKLTEAAS, encoded by the coding sequence ATGTCTACTCAAGCTCAACCTATTCTCAAAAAAGGCAGCCAAGGTCCAGAAGTCACCCGTCTGCAAAAGTTGCTGAATCAGGCTGATCGCAAAAAAAACTTTGGAAATCCTCCTCCTCTAAAAGAGGACGGAGAATTTGGAGATAATACTGAGACTGCTGTTAAGAACTTCCAAAAATTTTATGGATTAACTATTGATGGAGTTGTTGGTTCTAAAACCTGGGCGAAATTGACCGAAGCAGCAAGTTAG
- a CDS encoding heme oxygenase (biliverdin-producing), whose amino-acid sequence MSSNLAQKLRCGTQQAHAAIENVGFMKCFVKGVVDRDCFAKFLGNLYYIYTALEAALERHKDNSLINGVYFKELNRKAHLEKDLEFYYGQDWRKKITPSKAAQTHISRIHELSAKEPALLIGHAYTRYMGDLSGGQMLQKVAQSVLKLSGYEGTSFYNFDQIPDKKAFKDKYRQTLDELPIDDATADKIVAEANNAFGLNMQMVQELEQTLIQAIGQTMFNTLSNTNNTGSTELSTA is encoded by the coding sequence ATGAGTAGCAATCTAGCCCAAAAACTTCGCTGCGGAACACAGCAGGCTCATGCAGCAATTGAAAATGTGGGATTTATGAAATGTTTTGTTAAAGGAGTTGTCGATAGAGACTGCTTTGCAAAATTTTTAGGTAACTTGTATTACATCTATACCGCACTAGAAGCAGCATTAGAACGTCACAAAGACAATTCTTTAATCAATGGTGTGTACTTTAAAGAACTCAATCGCAAAGCTCATTTGGAAAAAGACTTAGAATTTTATTATGGACAAGACTGGAGAAAAAAAATAACACCTTCAAAAGCTGCTCAGACTCACATCAGCCGCATTCATGAACTCTCTGCCAAGGAACCTGCGTTATTAATAGGTCATGCCTATACTCGCTACATGGGTGACTTGTCTGGTGGTCAAATGTTGCAAAAAGTTGCTCAGTCAGTCTTGAAGCTTTCCGGATATGAAGGCACATCTTTCTACAATTTTGACCAAATTCCAGACAAGAAAGCATTTAAGGACAAGTATCGTCAAACGTTAGATGAACTGCCAATAGACGATGCAACCGCCGACAAGATTGTTGCAGAAGCAAACAACGCGTTTGGACTCAATATGCAAATGGTTCAGGAGTTAGAACAAACCCTAATCCAAGCAATTGGTCAAACCATGTTCAATACCTTAAGTAATACTAATAACACTGGTAGTACCGAACTCAGTACAGCCTAG
- a CDS encoding alpha/beta fold hydrolase gives MFLPPGFGEKYVMTTLGRMVYYTAVGKPWSDTNVEQSSEKTLVFLHAFGGGSSAYEWSKVYPAFAADYRIVAPDLIGWGRSDHPARSYSVNDYIQTIIEFIERTCNGPISAIASSLTAAFTIRAAILRPDLFKSLILTTPAGLAEFGQDYSKSLSAQIVNIPVVDRLLYMTGVSSSFGIRSFLEERQFARPERVYPEIVEAYLQSAQQFNGEYAALAFVRGDLSFDLSQYITQLTIPTAMIWGQKSEFTGPEIGRRLADMNPQAVRIFYNLEDVGLTPQLELPAVTIGLIRKFLPLLESSV, from the coding sequence ATGTTTTTACCCCCTGGGTTTGGTGAGAAATATGTGATGACCACGCTAGGAAGAATGGTGTACTATACTGCTGTTGGAAAACCGTGGTCTGATACAAATGTTGAGCAATCAAGCGAGAAAACATTAGTTTTCCTACACGCGTTTGGTGGTGGTTCTTCTGCTTACGAGTGGTCTAAAGTTTATCCAGCTTTTGCTGCGGATTATCGAATCGTCGCGCCGGATTTGATTGGGTGGGGACGCTCTGACCATCCGGCTCGAAGTTATAGTGTTAATGACTACATTCAAACTATTATTGAGTTCATAGAGAGGACTTGCAATGGTCCGATTAGTGCGATCGCCTCTTCACTCACTGCTGCTTTCACGATTCGCGCTGCGATTCTTCGCCCCGATTTATTCAAATCTTTAATTTTGACCACACCAGCAGGTTTGGCTGAATTTGGACAAGATTACAGCAAGAGTTTATCTGCTCAAATTGTCAACATCCCAGTTGTAGATCGATTGCTTTACATGACTGGGGTTTCTAGCAGTTTTGGCATTCGCAGCTTTTTGGAAGAACGTCAATTTGCTCGTCCAGAACGAGTTTATCCTGAAATTGTCGAAGCATATTTGCAATCTGCTCAACAGTTTAATGGAGAGTATGCTGCTCTTGCTTTCGTACGTGGTGATTTATCTTTTGATTTATCTCAATATATAACTCAATTGACCATTCCTACTGCCATGATTTGGGGGCAAAAGTCAGAATTTACAGGACCAGAAATAGGTCGCCGACTTGCAGACATGAACCCTCAGGCAGTCCGCATCTTTTATAACTTAGAGGATGTAGGCTTAACCCCCCAATTGGAACTTCCTGCTGTCACGATTGGGCTAATTAGGAAATTTTTACCTTTACTTGAGTCATCTGTTTGA
- a CDS encoding NUDIX hydrolase translates to MSIIELLEELRAIAQLGLNYSKDIYDRDRYERLLTLASAQYSALSSLPSSEVEKRFRAELGYITPKIGVSAAILNDQGELLLVQRTDDSTWCLPCGWAEVRETPQQSMKREVQEETGLLVEVGSLIRLGCRMPGDFGQPHTTYHLQFYCTVVGGTLQESHETTNVGYYDISSINKWHADHQIDAEAAHQYWGLLKK, encoded by the coding sequence ATGAGTATTATCGAATTGCTAGAAGAACTGCGAGCGATCGCACAACTTGGATTAAACTATTCAAAAGACATTTATGATCGCGATCGCTACGAACGACTTCTCACTCTTGCCTCGGCACAATATTCAGCACTGTCTTCCCTCCCTAGTTCAGAAGTAGAAAAGCGATTTCGCGCAGAATTGGGCTACATTACGCCGAAAATAGGAGTATCAGCTGCAATATTAAACGATCAGGGTGAGTTGTTGTTGGTTCAGCGAACTGACGATAGTACGTGGTGCTTGCCGTGTGGTTGGGCTGAAGTTCGAGAAACGCCGCAGCAGTCGATGAAGCGCGAGGTGCAGGAAGAAACTGGTTTGCTTGTGGAAGTTGGTTCGTTGATTCGTCTTGGTTGCCGTATGCCTGGAGATTTTGGACAGCCCCACACCACTTACCATCTCCAGTTTTATTGCACAGTTGTTGGTGGAACGTTGCAAGAGTCCCATGAAACAACGAATGTTGGGTATTATGATATATCCTCTATCAATAAATGGCATGCCGATCATCAGATTGACGCTGAAGCAGCACACCAGTATTGGGGACTTTTAAAAAAATAA
- a CDS encoding SDR family oxidoreductase: MQLKPINQQVVAIVGASSGIGRETALKFAKRGAKVMVAARSESGLQSLVEEIQRFGGEATYVIADVSEFEQVKAIADKTVAQYGRLDTWVHLAATGVLSPFEKITPEEFQRVVDVNLMGQVYGAMVALPHLKKEGRGALIHISSMQGRRSLPLQSPYCAAKHGLEGFLETLRVELQHEKLPISVTSILPATINTPYYNKVRTKLGVKPTGIPPYYQPSVVADAILYTAEHPTRDFIVGDVGRILDVLQRISPQLVDSILAVIGIPGQHTNEPKSEEGPNNLFTPTISEYDRVEGDYSHLAIPTLSDWLEMNPPLKWGAVAVAGLAIAALLGVWRLGSDV; this comes from the coding sequence ATGCAGTTAAAGCCAATTAATCAGCAGGTTGTCGCCATCGTTGGGGCTTCCAGTGGTATAGGAAGAGAAACAGCGTTGAAGTTTGCCAAACGTGGTGCAAAGGTTATGGTTGCTGCACGCAGCGAATCAGGATTACAGTCTTTGGTAGAAGAAATCCAACGCTTTGGTGGTGAAGCAACATATGTGATTGCAGATGTCAGTGAGTTTGAACAAGTTAAGGCGATCGCCGACAAAACCGTCGCACAATACGGAAGACTAGATACTTGGGTTCATCTTGCTGCTACAGGTGTGCTTTCTCCTTTCGAGAAAATCACCCCAGAGGAGTTTCAACGCGTCGTTGATGTCAACTTGATGGGACAGGTGTACGGTGCAATGGTAGCATTGCCCCATCTGAAAAAAGAGGGACGCGGGGCGTTAATTCATATTTCCTCGATGCAGGGTAGGCGCAGTCTCCCACTGCAAAGTCCCTACTGCGCTGCTAAGCACGGTTTGGAAGGTTTTTTAGAAACGCTGCGCGTTGAGTTGCAACACGAAAAATTGCCCATCAGTGTCACGTCAATACTACCTGCGACAATTAACACACCTTACTATAACAAGGTTCGCACTAAGCTAGGAGTGAAACCTACGGGGATACCGCCATATTACCAGCCTAGTGTTGTTGCAGATGCCATTCTTTATACCGCCGAACACCCCACTCGTGATTTTATTGTTGGGGATGTTGGCAGGATACTAGATGTGTTGCAGCGTATTTCACCACAACTTGTCGATTCCATATTGGCGGTTATCGGCATTCCGGGACAACACACCAACGAACCAAAGTCAGAAGAAGGACCAAACAATCTTTTTACACCCACTATCTCAGAATACGACCGAGTTGAAGGAGACTATAGCCATCTGGCAATACCAACTTTATCGGATTGGTTGGAGATGAATCCACCACTGAAGTGGGGTGCGGTTGCTGTTGCTGGATTGGCTATTGCTGCGTTACTCGGTGTGTGGCGTCTAGGCAGTGATGTTTAA
- a CDS encoding peptidoglycan-binding domain-containing protein — protein MSTQAHPQLRQGSTGEPVRHLQNLLNRVDRKRNSGNPPPLNVDGYFGYNTQTAVKLFQKYYGLSIDGIAGPKTWEKLEQAVR, from the coding sequence ATGTCTACTCAAGCTCATCCTCAACTGCGACAAGGTAGTACAGGTGAACCAGTAAGACATTTGCAAAACTTGCTGAATCGAGTTGATCGTAAACGAAACTCTGGAAATCCTCCGCCTCTGAATGTTGACGGATATTTTGGATATAATACACAAACGGCTGTTAAGCTGTTCCAAAAATATTATGGACTGTCTATCGATGGGATTGCTGGTCCTAAAACCTGGGAGAAATTGGAGCAAGCAGTACGTTAG
- a CDS encoding CHAT domain-containing protein translates to MVSEQLSYGNNPDVKTILILAANPTSTSSLRLDEEVREIDEGLRRANKREEFKLEQKWAVRSRDFYRAMLDCQPQIVHFSGHGAGQDGIVLDDETGQPALICADALGSMFKLFATKGVECVLLNACYSEVQAKAISQHVNYVIGMNQAVGDKAAIAFSVAFYDALAAGQQVEFAYELGCSILIKYLEQQTPVLFKKEQISIIPSQPEIDIIPPNPYQGLAAFGEEDAAFFFGRETFVNGLVEAVKKQPYSKTAHSLIKHTKRSGV, encoded by the coding sequence ATGGTTTCTGAGCAACTGTCCTATGGTAACAATCCCGATGTCAAAACTATTTTAATTTTGGCAGCAAATCCGACAAGTACCTCAAGCCTACGACTGGACGAAGAGGTACGGGAAATTGATGAAGGATTACGACGCGCTAACAAACGAGAGGAATTCAAGTTAGAGCAAAAATGGGCAGTTCGCTCGCGTGACTTCTACCGAGCCATGTTAGATTGTCAGCCCCAGATTGTTCACTTCAGTGGGCATGGTGCTGGGCAAGATGGTATTGTTTTAGACGATGAGACGGGACAGCCAGCATTAATCTGTGCAGATGCGCTGGGGAGTATGTTCAAGCTATTTGCCACAAAGGGAGTGGAGTGTGTACTTCTCAATGCCTGCTATAGTGAGGTGCAAGCAAAAGCGATTAGCCAACACGTCAATTATGTGATTGGCATGAACCAAGCGGTTGGGGATAAAGCAGCAATAGCATTTTCTGTGGCATTTTATGATGCTCTAGCAGCAGGACAACAGGTGGAGTTTGCTTATGAATTAGGTTGCTCGATCTTAATAAAATATTTAGAGCAGCAAACTCCAGTTCTATTTAAAAAAGAGCAAATTAGTATCATCCCCAGCCAACCAGAAATAGACATTATTCCACCTAATCCCTATCAAGGATTAGCAGCATTTGGAGAAGAAGATGCAGCATTCTTTTTTGGAAGGGAAACATTTGTCAACGGTTTGGTAGAAGCAGTTAAAAAACAGCCCTACAGCAAAACCGCACACTCACTCATCAAGCATACCAAGAGATCGGGGGTGTGA
- a CDS encoding tetratricopeptide repeat protein, with protein MKKALANHAEQVYQKLSETKQKAAQRIFVQLVRPGEGTEDTRRIATRKEVGDENWGLVSDLAGYTARLVVTGHDEKSGEDTVEVVHEALIREWQTLREWMKKDRLFRAWQERLRDIIHQWEETKRDEGVLLRGVPLSEAEEKLKQRREELSLSEQDFIQLSIEVRDRQLREEKARKQRGIAGVSAAALTIITTLGGTTWYQYKQAETNSAIAKYYSQAFIEAADGNKKGALNSFDQAVKLNPNYAINYFARAFVRDDLGDKKGAIDDLNQALRLDPNDATAYYNRGTARRNLGDNKGALDDYNQALRLNPNYTNAYYNRGNARDDLGDKKGALDDYNQALRLNPNTADAYYNRALVRSNLGDKKGALEDYNQALRLNPNDPDAYYGRGLVRSDLGDKKGALEDYNQALRLRGEGAKKQKK; from the coding sequence GTGAAAAAAGCGCTAGCAAATCATGCCGAGCAAGTTTACCAAAAATTGAGTGAAACAAAACAAAAAGCTGCACAGCGCATCTTTGTGCAATTGGTGCGCCCAGGGGAAGGAACTGAGGATACTCGTCGCATCGCCACCCGCAAAGAAGTAGGAGATGAGAATTGGGGATTGGTGAGTGATTTAGCAGGATACACAGCCCGTTTGGTTGTCACCGGACATGATGAGAAATCTGGGGAAGATACAGTGGAGGTTGTCCATGAAGCCCTAATCCGCGAATGGCAAACGCTGCGCGAGTGGATGAAAAAAGACCGTTTGTTTCGAGCTTGGCAAGAGCGGTTAAGGGATATCATACATCAGTGGGAAGAGACAAAACGAGATGAAGGAGTATTGTTGCGTGGTGTGCCGCTGTCAGAAGCAGAAGAAAAATTGAAGCAACGTCGCGAAGAGCTAAGTTTATCAGAGCAAGATTTTATTCAACTTAGTATTGAAGTACGCGATCGCCAGCTTCGAGAAGAGAAAGCCCGTAAGCAAAGGGGAATTGCTGGTGTCTCAGCGGCAGCATTGACGATTATCACGACATTGGGGGGGACAACTTGGTATCAGTATAAACAAGCAGAAACTAACTCTGCTATAGCTAAATACTACTCACAAGCGTTTATTGAGGCTGCGGACGGAAACAAGAAAGGAGCATTAAACTCTTTTGACCAAGCTGTGAAACTAAATCCTAACTATGCTATTAACTACTTTGCCCGAGCGTTTGTCCGTGATGACTTGGGAGACAAAAAAGGCGCAATAGACGATTTAAACCAAGCGCTGCGCCTAGATCCTAACGATGCTACTGCCTACTACAACCGAGGGACTGCCCGTAGAAACTTGGGAGACAACAAAGGCGCATTAGACGATTACAACCAAGCGCTGCGCCTCAATCCTAACTATACTAACGCCTACTACAACCGAGGGAATGCCCGTGATGACTTGGGAGACAAAAAAGGCGCATTAGACGATTACAACCAAGCGCTGCGCCTCAATCCTAACACTGCTGACGCCTACTACAACCGAGCGCTTGTCCGTAGTAACTTGGGAGACAAAAAAGGCGCATTAGAAGATTACAACCAAGCCCTGCGCCTTAATCCTAACGATCCTGACGCCTACTACGGCCGAGGGCTTGTCCGTAGTGACTTGGGAGACAAAAAAGGCGCATTAGAAGATTACAACCAAGCCCTGCGCCTAAGGGGGGAGGGCGCGAAGAAGCAAAAAAAATAA